The following are encoded in a window of Sphingobacteriaceae bacterium genomic DNA:
- a CDS encoding superoxide dismutase: MAKHELPPLPYPPDALEPHIDTDTMNIHHGKHHAAYVNNLNAALEKHPDLQEKSLEDLLRNIDQVPEDIRTAVRNNGGGHHNHSLFWSIMSPNGGGNPTGALAEAINQQFGSFDALKEAINKAGATRFGSGWAWLVVKPDGSLAVYSTANQDSPLMQGDTPILGVDVWEHAYYLKYQNRRPDYLQAWWNVVNWEEVGRRYEAARS; encoded by the coding sequence ATGGCCAAACACGAGTTGCCACCCCTTCCGTACCCTCCGGACGCCCTTGAGCCCCACATCGACACCGACACCATGAACATCCACCACGGCAAGCACCACGCAGCCTATGTGAACAATTTGAATGCCGCTCTGGAGAAGCATCCCGACCTGCAGGAGAAGAGTCTGGAGGATCTCCTCCGGAACATCGACCAGGTGCCCGAGGATATCCGCACGGCCGTCCGGAACAACGGCGGCGGCCACCACAACCACAGCCTCTTCTGGAGCATCATGAGCCCCAACGGCGGCGGCAATCCCACCGGCGCCCTGGCCGAAGCCATCAACCAGCAGTTCGGCAGCTTTGACGCCCTGAAGGAAGCCATCAACAAGGCCGGCGCCACCCGCTTCGGCAGCGGCTGGGCTTGGCTGGTGGTCAAGCCCGACGGCAGCCTGGCGGTATACAGCACGGCCAACCAGGACAGCCCCCTCATGCAGGGCGACACGCCCATCCTGGGCGTGGACGTCTGGGAGCATGCCTACTACCTGAAGTACCAGAACCGCCGGCCCGACTACCTGCAGGCCTGGTGGAACGTAGTCAACTGGGAAGAGGTAGGCCGTCGCTACGAAGCTGCCCGGAGCTGA
- a CDS encoding DUF3243 domain-containing protein, with protein sequence MPVTNTFDQFTNELADRLQAAKKMGMSTTDISRRAADIGDWLSQQVEVKSPEQRVLKELWSVADEREQQAIASTMVKMVERHHPIR encoded by the coding sequence GTGCCCGTTACCAATACCTTTGACCAGTTTACCAATGAGCTGGCGGATCGCCTGCAGGCGGCCAAAAAGATGGGCATGTCCACCACGGACATCAGCCGCCGGGCCGCGGACATCGGCGACTGGCTGTCCCAGCAGGTTGAGGTCAAGAGCCCCGAGCAGAGAGTGCTGAAGGAACTGTGGAGCGTTGCCGATGAGCGGGAGCAGCAGGCCATCGCCAGCACCATGGTAAAGATGGTGGAGCGCCACCACCCCATTCGCTGA